DNA sequence from the Ochotona princeps isolate mOchPri1 chromosome 5, mOchPri1.hap1, whole genome shotgun sequence genome:
TTAGGAATTTTAAAACTGCCCTCTGTTTAGTAGGTCCATTGGCAAATTTTGTTACACTATCTTGGCACATGTCCAGTAAAATATCCCTTAGACAATTTAAAAAGTTCCCGTGCAATAGCCAAGAAATAACTAAATGTGGCCCTTCATGTATACAATTCATTGTTATAGTATCTGTAGCATGAAGTCcatttttagaaaaagtaaacGCAACTCTAAGCAGTGTGTGTGATGAGCATGGCTTGCAGAGTAACATAACAATGCTAGTATGTCAGGAATAACCTCCAGATGAATCTTCAAAACCATCAGATGGTGCCAATATAAAAATAAGCTTCAGTTAAGTGGTTTGTTCACCAGTTCACTTTCATACAAATTCAGGTCCTTGTTCTGGTTAGCTGGAAGCAGGTGGCGGGGGGGTCTCCCTACAACCGATTCTCCTTTTCAAGAGATCTTTTTCCCAAAGAGTACCAAGTTTAGTTGCTGATCCTAAgtcttaatacttttttaaaaatgttacctttttaaaaaggtgttggGGGATACACTTAGAGAAAGCAGTTTATAACATGGAAGTACCATTTTTTGTGCAAGTAACACTTGACATAGTTCATTCACCAAAATGGACGGTTCTGTAATTGAATCGGCTCAATCTGCACATGGCCGTGGGAGTGTTAAATAAGGTAACCGCGTTTCAGTGGTGAAGTtcaaaggatggttcaagtgaaCTAACAGCATAGGGGACTTTTCAAAGGTATTGCTCTTTCTAATCCATTGCAtttgtttatgaaataaaattactttattaAAACATGTTCCATTGTCGTTTCTAACAAGTACCCTGTCCCAAGGCAGAGTATCAACTAATTGGAAAAAAAGTTGATCTTACAGGtggctttaaaaacatttctggcAATACATGTATCCTAAGAGTATTTGTATGGTAAAATAAACTGTTGGAAATTACATGAATGGTTTGGTTTTTAAGAGTTAAAAGTATGTCACAATTTGAAACATTGAGTGTCTCAGAGTTCATACATAGTGGAAAAGCATGTGAATGTCAGGATTACACAAGTTATTAACATCTAAAATTTTGCAATGTATGGATTGAAGATTTCAAAGGTGGTCTGTAATGGgttcaaatatttcatttgtagGATACTGTAATGTTTATTGAACTTTTTCATTAAAGTATTTTTAGAAATGCGTGTGTGTGGTTTTGTTGCTTCAGTGTTCGTATATGGGTGTGAATCGATTTTGTGAAATCCAAAAGTAGAGGCATGTGAGACCATCAATTTATGTTGCTCATGAGGATTTGGTCTTGGCATGAGCTGCATCAGTGTAACAGGAATCTGAACTTTGCTGGGAAGTGTAAGGCTGTTCAGGCAAGTGGGCTTAGTGAGAAATGTTAAGTATTTGCAAAGTATTGGAAGGGTTTCATTGACTTGATCTGGTGAAAGGTGAGTGGGAAAAGCTGTTTCCATAAAAATAGGTTAATCATTTTGTGGGGTGATAAGTTGCAAATTTAGTTGGATTTGAAGCCACAGCAGTATATTGCACACTGTTTGGTGAACAAGCCCAAGGGAAGTTTGGGGGGAGTTAAGTTTCAGTGTATGTGTTGCCAAAGTGAGCTCAAGGAGTTAACATCTATTTTTACAAAACTCCAGTCACATTAACGGTGGGCTTGTAAGGAATTGTCTTGGCTGTTTGTTGGATTTTTGAGTTCAGAAAATGAGTGGACTTTATTCCCTCACTGTGAATGTGTTTAATGTACTTCAAACTGAAAAGGCCAAGTATTGGGGGAGTAGGTTATTTCTCATGCCCACGGTATGCATTTACTAACTGAAGGTGAATGGTTTCGTTTGTGAAAATGGGTACCTCAGTGAGTTGGTTGGGTTGGGTGTGCTATGTTCCAGTTATATGATGCTGTTCACATACTAAAGGATCATGGGTTAAAGAGTGTAGAGTGAATAGGCACAGCAAGTTAATTGTGAGAAGCAGATGGTAGCTCAAGTAAATGAATCCTTGGCATccccataggagacctgggtAGGGAATGCAGGCTGGCCGTGGCTTTCCCCATCCCCATTTTTAGCTGTTGGAATTCTCTAGGAAGTAGTGGGTGGAAAGCTCTGTTCTAGCTTTCAGGCCCACATAAGACAGTCCTAGAAATCAGGAAATGAGGCTCTACCCTTAATGTTTATTGATAATGTggataattttattaatattttacgtGCACAGCTgttcaatgaataataaaatgagTGAAATACAGGTACATACGTGTCAGTCCAGGTTGTGCTCCATGTTAGGTGTCTGGCCCTTAACATCAAAAGGTGTTGCGGCCTGCAGGATCCGATGCTCAAACcatgagggtggactgggaatgccaggctgctggcccaagaaacacggACACGCATTTGGTGAAGGTGCCAATCTTTTATTCTTCCTTACATATACTTCTctagggaaggaggggaaagggaggagtTTCCTAAAACTATCTACATTAAAAACAGGGAAGGAACCTTGAGTAGAAACATCTAAACAGGAATGAGGGCGGAGGTTATGGCCTGCTCAAGAAGTTCTGTACCTCATGTTTTGCGTGGGATATTTTGGCCACAATATCCCGCTTGCTGTGTCCCTATTTCCCCAAGGCAggttttgcaatgcagcaggGTGTCAGGCAAGTCAACAAGCCTAAGGCCTGTAAACCTGTGGCTCCCAACAAAAAGGGTTTTGCTAAGTTGTGTGCTTAGGGTCTAGGAAAAGAGATTTTTATTTCAGTCAAATTTTGCCCAACAGATGGGTGGGTGGAAATGGGTTTGAATTTGAAGAAGTTACTTGTAATTCCCAAAGTTGATGCTTCTTGTTGGCAGTTTCAGCACGTCTTAGAATGTTAATTCTTATATGTATGAGTTACAGAATTAAGCATGGTGGTAATACATTAGTAATATCAGTaatgttttagaaattaaaaactgGGTCTGACTTAAGTTTTGCATAAATGTTAAGATGTGTAATCATCTGATTAAAATTGTGCTACCAAGTGATGTCACAGACACTGACTATCTGCAATTTGTTGCCTGAACTTTATAAATGCTGTTTTATTCATGTCGACAAGTGACTTCCTCATAAAATTCCTAGACAAATTCTGTCGAAGTTATTTAGCTTTTTTGCCTGATTCCTTCTACGTAAAATGGAGACTACCTGTCTGAATCTAAGAATTACATGTGATAAAGAACTTAGAAGATTAATCTAGTGCCCACCTTATGTTGTCATGATAATTACTAGCAGTGATGCATATTGACTTTAAGAGTATCCTGAAGTATTTCTAAATTCACAGAAAAGATTGGTTAATACCAGTTTCACAAGGTTTTTTCCCATATAGAATTGGAATTACATGGTAGTTTTCTTCCCAGTGTAGTACCATTCAATGAAAATTGAAACAGCTGTGACAAGAAGCTTTGAGATGTCCGTGGTCTGAGTACTAGTCACAGGAATAGGGTGTGAGGTCTGAGCTGCTTCCTTTAGCTCAGAGCTCTGAGCTTTCAACGTAATCTGTGATGCAGTTAATGATTCCTACCATCAGCTCTGTTTTGTGCAGCTGATAGAACTCCCCACCAGCAATGCAGGCACTCCATGTtggtgcctggttcaaatccagctctAGCCAATGATCCTAGAAAAGCACTGGGAGCTGACCGAAGTAcatggacctctgcacccaccatgggagacctggctttagcctggcccattaGTGTTACTTGAGTAAAACTAAGTGCCTTTCAAACTAATGTTAAAACCAACTTCAATGCTGTGCTTTTGATAGGGTTgatactaaaatttatttttattaggagagacaggaatatcttccgtctgatggttcactccccaagtggctgcgatggccagagctgagatgatccaaaatccaggagcttctgagcagggtcccaaggttttgggccttcctcgactgctttcccaggccacaagcagggagctgaatgggaagtggggctgccaggattagaacctgcacccatgtgggatcccagtagccactgggctactgcaccagacccagatACTAAAATTCTTGCCACCAATTTCTGTTTGGGGTTTTCCCTGAGGATGAACATTTTATTTGGAGTTTTGAAAagggaattttaatttttcaagaatatttatttttattgcaaagtcagatatacagagaggagacacagtgttagatcttctgtccgatgattcactccccaagtgactgcaacagccagtactacgccaatccaaagccaggagccaggaacttgctccaggtctcccatgcaggtgcaaggtcccaaagcataggggcatccttgactgctttcccaggccacaagcagggagctggatgggaaatggagctgctgggattagaaccggtgcccatatgggatcccggggcatgttcaaggcaaggactttagctgctaggctgccatgttaggttcattttttcaaaatttatgtttattgaaaagtcagatttacagatgggggagaggcagatttaacatccactggttcattccccaagcgttcccagtggctagagctgatctgaaaaGCCAGGTgccgcctccaggtctcccaagcagacaCAGGtaacaaagctttgggccatcaactgctttcccaggtcacaaacggagctggatggcaagtgtagcagccaggatacaaacctgcacccacatggaatcccacttCATCCAATAggtcactgcgctgggcccaacatggGAATTCTTAAATCACTACCAAAGATTATTTGACACCAATGCTAGGGAGGGACAAGctgctctccaaatggcaacagcagaggctggaacAGGCCCGAGCTAGAAGTTAGAACTCATTGAACCATCTATGCTATATTACGCTGCTTTCcaactgcattagcagggaactgaatttcaATTGTATCAGCTAGGCTGAAGCTGACATCTGATAATGGGTTAACAGCATCCTTGGCAGCAGCTGAATCCATTGGGATACAGTGTGGGCCCCTGGAAATTAATGCAAACAACAAAATATTCGACTAATTTTCAACTCCTTTCAGTGATCTGAACCAAAATCTTTCAAGCTGATTTGACTTTGTTTTACTTGTAACCAAAACAGAATAAGAGGTTAAAGAATCCTCATACACTGTTAGCATAAGCTAGACCTGGTGTATTTCTGTGGATTGgttcatttttctgtgaactggTTAATACACTTTTTGCAGATACAGAAACAATCCTAGGATACTAaaagagctgctgctgcttgtgggaACTGACAGTAAGCCCAAATAGTTACTTCTAGGGCTGGTGGACCTCTATATTTCCAAGTGGACTATCAGGACCAATAATTTACATGTCACATTGCATTAATGCCGTGGATGGTATGTCCGATTTCCAGAGGAAGTACTCATTTTCCCATCTCCAACTATCTACTGtacgcgccccccccccccccccccccgtatctCAATGCTTGATattcaggtcttttttttttttttaagatttattcattttattacagccagatatacacagaggaggagagacagagaggaagatcttccgtctgatgattcactccccaggtgagccgcaacaggccgatgcgtgcccatccgaagccaggaacctggaacctcttccgggtctcccacacgggtgcagtgtcccaaagcattgggccgtcctcaactgccttcccaggccacaagcagggagctggatgggaagtggaactgccgggaccagaactggcgcccatatgggatcccggggtgttcaaggtgaggactttagccgctaggccacgccgctggacccgaTATTCAGGTCTTTAATTGTCTTTCCTTAGCAGTACTTCTATAAggccatttttaaagtttttggtttttttgtttgtttgtttgtttttttgaaaggcttttacagaggacagatcttccttctactgtttcactccccaagtgatcacagtagccagagctgagctgatccgaagccaggagcttcttctgggtctcccctgcaggtgcagggtcccaaggctttaggccgttctctaactgctctcccaagccacaagccaggagctggatgggaaatgaagcaatcaGGAAGTGaaatgtccatatgggaccccaggtgaggacattagccacaaAGCTACTGTGCTGTTAGGCCCTTTTAATTCTACCTTTGAAATATGCATGAaccaaaactcctggctcctcgctgGATCTGCTCAATCTAGCACAtgactgcttgggaagtgaaccagcctttccaataagacacattaaaaacaaaaaccaaaaaaaccagcCTAGCTTGGATTTGAATACAGACACTGCAAGTCTGTCAGGGATCATGttacctgctgtgccagatgCCCACACAGCACCACATTGCTTTTCTTTACTAGCCGGTGGGGCCCTAGGCAGGGAGAACTTCTGCCATTCCCAGCCGCTTATCTTCAGCCACAGTGCCCACGTGTTTTCCCAAATAGACTTTAGCGTTTGGACTTGCTGTGTCCTTTCTTTAGTGTTCTTATCTATCACAACTGCTTGCTTGCCACTCCTTTAAATGTTCCATACAGCTTTGCTGACTAACAATCTTATTTTGAGTTAATGTGGTTTTTCCATGTTTTCCCAATCATTGTACCAATGTTGTATTGCTACTATCTTTCACAATGTAAATGTGAGGATGGAATATTGGTTTTGTCCTTGTTCAATGCATACATCTATGCATTGATAAATGTGTAAAATATTTCCTTGCTTGAGATGTACCTGATTGTTTTTCTATAATCTTGGTATCAGAAGTTTAGTattaagtgttttttaaaaaatattaaaaaaaatgttctgaacTGAAACATCTGAGTGGTCTTATGGAAAATATTGTGTGAATAAATCCAAAGAAATACTTTAACAGACATAATATTCTTTTATTAGTACCACCTCTAAATTTTTTTGCCACAGTTGAataatttcatataaaaatgcCATTTTTTGTTCATACagtatttataaaaaaaagtacACAGTGGTTAGTTTTGCAGAAATTTGCTAAGCCAGATGTCATCATCATATAAATTTATGAAGTAACAAATGAGATAACAGTATAAATAAGTTTTGTAGTATTTACACTTACACAGAAACTAACCCAGAATGGTGTTCTAAAAAATTACAGTTAAACTATTGATTCAACATTGATATTTTAATGCTTTAGAAAGTCTCATTTTCTATAATAGTTTTGGCTATAATTTTGCATAGAATTACTTATAAAGTATTTTCTGCATTTCACATCATAGTAGGAGCTTTTAGCATAACagtacaaaaaagaaacactaactcAGAAAAGGCCAAATAATACCAAATCTAGTTTTTAACATCTGGCTTCTTAGTTTTGGGAACAAGGAATACATTGCCATCTCTTGTCTGCTGCAAGGAGTATTCACTAGGTGAGTAGGGCTTCCCATCTTCATCTCGTAACATGCTGAAAACTTCGAGATACAAGGTGCTGAGCTGTTTCTTCAGGAGATGGAGGCTTTTGtcgttttctcctttttctttgagcaatttttctttttcatcctttAAGTGGTCTAAATCTTGCTTCAGTTCTACTATATTTTCCAGTTTCCTTTTCCTGCAATTCTGAGCAGCTACTTTATTCTTACCTCTCCTGCGTATATCTCGGATTAATGCAAGTTGTGCTTCATTGAATTGTTCCTTGGACATCATTTCATTGAAGTCATCAACAGGGAGGTTAATGATTTTCTCTACAGGGAATGGAATATGGAGAGCTTTTGCCCTCAGTTCATCTCTCGTAAGATGGGCCTCTAAGCGGCTTGAATGTTTGTCTTTCGTGAATGGGGTTTTTCTGTGACCAGGACTTGCAGCCATTTCTTTCTTTGGCATGTTTTCACACTGGGCATCATGCACTGGTGCACTGTGGCCCCCAGATGGTGACAGGGGCTGCACTGTATCCCCAGGAGAATGCACTGGCTGTGTTTTAGACCCATTCTGTTTGACATGTCCATGGGTACCGTCCAGTTCTTCCATTTCAGAATCACTGAAGCCAAGTGGTGTGTCTTCATAGAAGGAAGATTCCACCGAGTGTTCTGGTGATGCCATGCTGGGACTTGTATTTAGTGAAATGCCAGAGTCCGAATCATTGAATTCTACTGCGCTTTTAGGGGGGTTCTGGTTAAAAGCTTTACAAACTGACAGGTCAGAAACATCAATGGGCCCACTTAGAAGTTCAGAGAGTGACTGACTGATGGTAGCAGAGGTGGACacgctggtgctgctgctggagtcAGCTATGAAAGCAGCATAAAATTCATCACCAAAATCTGTGCTTAATGTGGCATCTGAATTTAAGGAGTTCCCTCGCAGCTGGTTGGGGTCATCTGTGGAGAGGATGCTGCTGAAGGAATCTTCAAAAGCATTAAGAAAATGTGAACTACAGTTATCTTCTTTTTCCAGTGAGGGAACCGATGGGTAGAAATGATAATTATGGTCAATTTCTGTCATTTTGACGTCTGGGCTTGAAACTGCGGTAGTCTCAACCAACTTGTCATTCTCAATGTTAAGGCACTGAATGGGAAAGAAATTTGTATGACATAAATCAAAGTTAATTACTTTTAATAGCTGATAATCCATAGCTGTTGGTTGATGAAGGGAAACTCTGTCCCCATTCTCTCCAAGGTATTCTGTGATTCAGACATAATTCCCATTTCCACTAGACAGGGATACTATAAGATATAGTTTTCAGAGTTTCTGGATCAGATTTGATTTATAATGTTTTGTCCTCAAGATAACCAGTCTATTTAATAAAAGTACATCTTAAGTGAATGTGGGTAtctctcatgaaaaaaaaaatttacttttttactcatttatttgaaagagacagatatattccatctgctaTCTCCACAGATAgatacaatggccagggctgggcaaggccgaAGCCAAGAACTTGTAACTCCATCCATATCTCCTTCATTATCCTCCACTACTATCCCAGCCcaccaacagagagctggatcagaaatacagcagccaggacatgaactggtgcccatgtgagataccGTTGTTGCACCTGTTAAGCCACAAGGCTGGCTTGCTCATGAGTAATTTAAAAGCACTCTCTAATCCTTTAAGTAGGTGGTATGTAAATAATTAATAATCAGAATGACTAATTTAAAGGTGCTGAAGATAAAACAACATGTCCAGTATCACAATAGATTTTAGTTACCTGTAATTCTGGAATGGATAATAGTTCCTCCCAAATTTGCTCAACGTTCTGTTCCATATTGTTTAAATCAGCACTGGCTACCTGAGCATAAGATGTTTCAGCAGATTGAGCCTGGTTAGGTGCAGTGAAGACTGGGCTCTCAACGTGGCTGTGAGTATCAGGAACAAGTGACTGAAATGTAGCTGAAGAAACCTAAAATGGACAAGGAATTGTCAATCGATAATAGATGAGTAGGCTGCAAGGCACTATCTTTTTTTTATCATGCATTCAAAGGTAAAGATCTAAATGGGCAAGCAGAGTGTTAGGATAGTATTTAGCACAGTGCCTCAAAACACAGTAGTTTCAGAAAATGTGAAGTCTTGGTTTATTCCCAGCTTGCTCTTCACTTGGCTATCCAACACATTTCTAGATACCTATAGTGAAGTGAATTGCTTCCATTGTGTTGTCTGATGTTACTGGCTATGCAGAAGTAAAGGTTTTGGGTCTTTTTGTTAAAGATAACCCATCTGCTAGGGTTTCTTTGATAAGtttcctaatttaaaaaattgttttaaacacAATAAAGGGGTATCTCCAGTTTATGCTCAATGTAGTTACGGAGTTGTGCTATTACTCAGGTGTTTCATACCTCATTGTCATCTACAAACGCGAATGTCTCTGCCAAAAGCTGCATGCAGTCATCAAAGTACAGAGCATCTGGTTTGGGAATGTGGGCAACCTGAatcaaaaggaaggaagaaatcatTTAAGTGTTCCATTGCAAAGCTCAAGACTGACTAAGGTTCATGTCCAATGTTCACGTAATGTTTATGATCTGGTTAAGTAACTCTTAAGAAATCATTTTGGTGCACAGACTTGAACCAGCTTACCTGGCATCAAATCATAGCTACCCGA
Encoded proteins:
- the NFE2L2 gene encoding nuclear factor erythroid 2-related factor 2 isoform X2, encoding MDLIDILWRQDIDLGVSRDVFDVSQRQKEYELEKQKQLEKERQEQLQKEQEKAFFAQLQLDEETGEILPIQPAQHIQSEISGSANYSQVAHIPKPDALYFDDCMQLLAETFAFVDDNEVSSATFQSLVPDTHSHVESPVFTAPNQAQSAETSYAQVASADLNNMEQNVEQIWEELLSIPELQCLNIENDKLVETTAVSSPDVKMTEIDHNYHFYPSVPSLEKEDNCSSHFLNAFEDSFSSILSTDDPNQLRGNSLNSDATLSTDFGDEFYAAFIADSSSSTSVSTSATISQSLSELLSGPIDVSDLSVCKAFNQNPPKSAVEFNDSDSGISLNTSPSMASPEHSVESSFYEDTPLGFSDSEMEELDGTHGHVKQNGSKTQPVHSPGDTVQPLSPSGGHSAPVHDAQCENMPKKEMAASPGHRKTPFTKDKHSSRLEAHLTRDELRAKALHIPFPVEKIINLPVDDFNEMMSKEQFNEAQLALIRDIRRRGKNKVAAQNCRKRKLENIVELKQDLDHLKDEKEKLLKEKGENDKSLHLLKKQLSTLYLEVFSMLRDEDGKPYSPSEYSLQQTRDGNVFLVPKTKKPDVKN
- the NFE2L2 gene encoding nuclear factor erythroid 2-related factor 2 isoform X1; the protein is MMDLELPPSGLQSQQDMDLIDILWRQDIDLGVSRDVFDVSQRQKEYELEKQKQLEKERQEQLQKEQEKAFFAQLQLDEETGEILPIQPAQHIQSEISGSANYSQVAHIPKPDALYFDDCMQLLAETFAFVDDNEVSSATFQSLVPDTHSHVESPVFTAPNQAQSAETSYAQVASADLNNMEQNVEQIWEELLSIPELQCLNIENDKLVETTAVSSPDVKMTEIDHNYHFYPSVPSLEKEDNCSSHFLNAFEDSFSSILSTDDPNQLRGNSLNSDATLSTDFGDEFYAAFIADSSSSTSVSTSATISQSLSELLSGPIDVSDLSVCKAFNQNPPKSAVEFNDSDSGISLNTSPSMASPEHSVESSFYEDTPLGFSDSEMEELDGTHGHVKQNGSKTQPVHSPGDTVQPLSPSGGHSAPVHDAQCENMPKKEMAASPGHRKTPFTKDKHSSRLEAHLTRDELRAKALHIPFPVEKIINLPVDDFNEMMSKEQFNEAQLALIRDIRRRGKNKVAAQNCRKRKLENIVELKQDLDHLKDEKEKLLKEKGENDKSLHLLKKQLSTLYLEVFSMLRDEDGKPYSPSEYSLQQTRDGNVFLVPKTKKPDVKN